In one window of Corallococcus macrosporus DNA:
- a CDS encoding acyclic terpene utilization AtuA family protein, which translates to MDGRALRIGNASGFYGDRFSAFREMLEGGPLDVLTGDYLAELTMLILGRDRLKNPDGGYAKTFLRQLEETLGLAVERKVRIVANAGGLNPQGLANDLRALAAKLGLTVNIAHVEGDDLVGRADELGFEQPLTANAYLGGWGIAACLDAGADIVVTGRVTDASLVVGPAASHFGWKRDDWDRLAGAMVAGHVLECGAQATGGNFARFSEIDVRRPGFPLAEVFADGSSIITKHPGTGGAVTVDTVKAQLVYEIGGARYAGPDATARFDTIVIAEDGTDRVRLSGVRGEPPPPDVKVCLNRLGGFRNDAQFVLVGLDIEEKAALVRTQLNATLKPRPAEVLYTLARTDHADAPSEEQASATLRVTVKDADPKVAGRSFNGAVVELALSSYPGFFLPAMPGDASPFGVYTAGYVDARKVPHVAVLPDGRRIDVLPPEETRGLEAVSAPSLPAPLSAGPTRRLPLGQVALARSGDKGGDANIGVWVRTDEAWRWLVHTLTEEQLRTLLPETQSLKVQRHVLPNLRALNFVIEGLLGEGVSSATRFDQQAKALGEWLRSRHVDVPESLL; encoded by the coding sequence GCGGCTACGCGAAGACGTTCCTGCGGCAGCTGGAGGAGACGCTTGGCCTCGCGGTGGAGCGCAAGGTCCGCATCGTGGCGAACGCCGGTGGCCTCAACCCGCAGGGGCTCGCGAACGACCTGCGCGCGCTCGCCGCGAAGCTGGGGTTGACCGTCAACATCGCGCACGTCGAAGGCGATGACCTCGTTGGACGCGCGGACGAGCTTGGCTTCGAGCAGCCCCTCACGGCGAACGCGTACCTCGGGGGCTGGGGCATCGCGGCGTGTCTGGACGCGGGCGCGGACATCGTCGTCACGGGACGCGTGACGGACGCTTCGCTCGTCGTCGGCCCCGCGGCCTCCCACTTCGGCTGGAAGCGCGACGACTGGGACCGCCTCGCGGGCGCGATGGTCGCGGGCCACGTCCTGGAGTGCGGCGCCCAGGCGACCGGCGGCAACTTCGCGCGCTTCAGTGAAATCGACGTGCGCCGGCCCGGCTTCCCGCTGGCGGAGGTCTTCGCCGACGGCTCGAGCATCATCACGAAGCATCCGGGCACCGGGGGCGCGGTCACCGTGGACACGGTGAAGGCCCAGCTCGTCTATGAAATCGGCGGGGCGCGCTATGCCGGCCCTGACGCCACCGCGCGCTTCGACACCATCGTGATCGCCGAGGACGGCACCGACCGGGTGCGCCTGTCGGGCGTGCGCGGCGAGCCGCCCCCTCCGGATGTGAAGGTGTGCCTGAACCGGCTCGGCGGCTTCCGCAACGACGCCCAGTTCGTGCTGGTGGGGCTGGACATCGAGGAGAAGGCCGCGCTGGTGCGGACGCAGCTCAACGCGACGCTCAAGCCCCGGCCCGCCGAGGTCCTCTACACGCTCGCGCGCACCGACCATGCCGACGCTCCGAGCGAGGAGCAGGCGTCCGCGACCCTGCGGGTCACCGTGAAGGACGCCGACCCGAAGGTCGCTGGCCGCTCCTTCAACGGCGCGGTGGTGGAGCTCGCGCTGTCCAGCTACCCCGGCTTCTTCCTGCCGGCGATGCCCGGTGACGCTTCGCCCTTCGGGGTCTACACGGCCGGCTACGTGGACGCGCGGAAGGTGCCGCACGTCGCGGTGCTGCCGGACGGGCGGCGCATCGACGTGCTGCCTCCGGAGGAGACCCGGGGGCTCGAAGCCGTGTCCGCGCCGTCGCTGCCCGCGCCGCTGTCGGCGGGCCCCACCCGGCGCTTGCCGCTCGGTCAGGTGGCCCTGGCCCGCAGCGGGGACAAGGGCGGGGACGCGAACATCGGCGTCTGGGTCCGCACCGACGAGGCCTGGCGCTGGCTCGTGCACACCCTCACGGAGGAGCAGCTGCGCACGCTGCTTCCGGAGACGCAGTCGCTGAAGGTCCAGCGCCACGTGCTCCCGAACCTGCGCGCCCTGAACTTCGTCATCGAGGGACTGCTTGGCGAGGGCGTCTCGTCCGCCACCCGCTTCGACCAGCAGGCCAAGGCGCTGGGTGAGTGGCTGCGCTCGCGCCACGTCGACGTCCCGGAATCGCTTCTCTAG
- a CDS encoding acyl-CoA dehydrogenase family protein: MQQTQEHRAIRQTVRKFVEQELNPHVDAWEAAEIFPAREVFRKLGELGLLGITKPTEFGGLGLDASFSVAFAEELGHCTCGALPMAIGVVTDMATPALARFGGDELRREFLAPTLTGERVCSIAVSEPGAGSDVASVTTTARRDGDDYVIDGSKMWITNGMQADWICLLANTGEGPAHANKSLIIVPMDRPGITRSKIRKLGMWASDTAQLFFDGVRVPARFRIGDEGRGFAMQMQQFQEERLFVSASTLVTFDRLIAQTAEYTRQRKAFGQSILDNQSVHFRLAELQTEVEALRALIYRTVGMYIENKDDPEVVKLASMCKLKSGRLARELVDGCLQYWGGMGFTWDNPVARAYRDLRLGSIGGGADEVMLGIISKAMGTLPRKAR, translated from the coding sequence ATGCAGCAGACCCAGGAACACCGCGCCATCCGCCAGACCGTCCGCAAGTTCGTGGAACAGGAGCTGAACCCGCACGTCGACGCCTGGGAGGCCGCGGAGATCTTCCCGGCCCGGGAGGTGTTCCGGAAGCTGGGCGAGCTCGGGCTGCTCGGCATCACCAAGCCCACGGAGTTCGGCGGACTGGGACTGGATGCTTCGTTCTCCGTCGCCTTCGCGGAGGAGCTGGGCCACTGCACCTGCGGCGCGCTGCCCATGGCCATTGGCGTCGTGACGGACATGGCGACGCCGGCGCTCGCCCGCTTCGGCGGTGATGAACTCCGGCGTGAGTTCCTGGCGCCCACGCTCACCGGCGAGCGCGTCTGCTCCATCGCGGTGAGCGAGCCGGGCGCCGGCTCCGACGTGGCGAGCGTGACGACCACGGCGCGCCGCGACGGCGACGACTACGTCATCGACGGCAGCAAGATGTGGATCACCAACGGCATGCAGGCGGACTGGATCTGCCTGCTCGCCAACACGGGTGAGGGGCCGGCGCACGCGAACAAGTCGCTCATCATCGTGCCCATGGACCGTCCCGGCATCACGCGGTCGAAGATCCGCAAGCTCGGCATGTGGGCGTCGGACACGGCGCAGCTCTTCTTCGACGGCGTGCGCGTCCCCGCGCGCTTCCGCATCGGAGACGAGGGGCGCGGCTTCGCCATGCAGATGCAGCAGTTCCAGGAGGAGCGGCTGTTCGTGTCGGCGAGCACGCTCGTCACCTTCGACCGGCTCATCGCGCAGACGGCCGAGTACACGCGGCAGCGCAAGGCCTTCGGCCAGTCCATCCTCGACAACCAGAGCGTGCACTTCCGGCTCGCGGAACTGCAGACGGAGGTCGAGGCGCTCCGGGCGCTCATCTACCGGACCGTCGGCATGTACATCGAGAACAAGGACGACCCGGAGGTCGTGAAGCTGGCCTCGATGTGCAAGCTCAAGTCGGGCCGGCTGGCCCGCGAGCTCGTCGACGGCTGCCTCCAGTACTGGGGCGGCATGGGCTTCACCTGGGACAACCCCGTCGCCCGCGCCTACCGCGACCTGCGCCTGGGCTCCATCGGTGGCGGCGCCGACGAGGTGATGCTCGGAATCATCAGCAAGGCCATGGGCACGCTGCCCCGCAAGGCCCGCTAG
- a CDS encoding SDR family oxidoreductase, with protein MGYRSVFAPDAFAGRTIIVTGAGSGIGRCTAHELASLGAHVVLVGRKQEKLAKVAAELAAEGHASTQHAVDIRDEAAVTAMVAAVVQERGRIHGLVNNAGGQFPSPLSAISKKGFEAVVATNLTGGFLVAREVFNQSMTDHGGAIVNMLADAWNGMPGMGHSGAARAGMFNLTQTAAVEWAFAGVRVNAVAPGWVASSGLDTYEDPFVREMIPMLRKQVPLHRLATEAEVSGAIVFLLSDVAAFISGEVIRIDGAASCNTKAFPLSEHSNSKPYEGFHLAKGPAILDGPKEK; from the coding sequence ATGGGATACCGTTCAGTCTTCGCTCCGGATGCGTTCGCGGGCCGTACCATCATCGTCACCGGCGCTGGCAGCGGCATCGGCCGGTGCACCGCGCATGAGCTCGCGTCGCTCGGCGCGCACGTCGTCCTCGTGGGCCGCAAGCAGGAGAAGCTCGCGAAGGTCGCCGCGGAGCTGGCCGCGGAGGGCCATGCGTCCACGCAGCACGCCGTGGACATCCGCGACGAGGCGGCGGTGACCGCCATGGTCGCCGCCGTCGTCCAGGAGCGCGGCCGCATCCACGGGCTCGTGAACAACGCGGGCGGGCAGTTCCCGTCGCCGCTGTCGGCCATCTCCAAGAAGGGCTTCGAGGCGGTCGTCGCGACGAACCTCACCGGCGGCTTCCTGGTCGCGCGCGAGGTGTTCAACCAGTCCATGACCGACCACGGCGGCGCCATCGTGAACATGCTCGCGGATGCCTGGAACGGCATGCCGGGCATGGGGCACTCGGGCGCGGCCCGCGCCGGCATGTTCAACCTGACGCAGACGGCCGCCGTCGAATGGGCCTTCGCCGGGGTCCGCGTGAACGCCGTCGCGCCGGGCTGGGTCGCCTCCAGCGGCCTGGACACCTACGAGGACCCCTTCGTCCGCGAGATGATCCCCATGCTGCGCAAGCAGGTGCCGCTGCACCGGCTGGCCACGGAGGCGGAGGTCAGCGGCGCCATCGTCTTCCTGCTCTCCGACGTGGCGGCGTTCATCAGCGGCGAGGTCATCCGCATCGACGGAGCGGCGTCCTGCAACACGAAGGCGTTCCCGCTGTCGGAGCACTCGAACTCGAAGCCGTACGAAGGGTTCCACCTGGCCAAGGGCCCCGCCATCCTCGACGGCCCGAAGGAGAAGTGA